A single genomic interval of Granulicella tundricola MP5ACTX9 harbors:
- the crtI gene encoding phytoene desaturase family protein — protein MKKDSRQVVIVGAGPGGLAAALLLAKSGVKVTVVEKRADVGGRTSTIHQDGFKFDVGPTFFLYPRVLKEIFAAAGYDLDREVAMTRLDPQYRLVFGAGGELLATPNVERMEKAIEAISPEDAKRFHQFITHNRNKLEKFLPFLQSPFESWRDLAKPEMLKLLPLLAPWRSLDSDLQVHFKDERIRLGFSFQSKYLGMSPFRCPSLFSILSFLEYEHGVFHPTGGCGAITQAMARIARELGVEILLDEPVEEVLIEGGKATGVKTANHMLKADAVVVNADFAGAMRRLVPNAKRNKWTNERLAKKKFSCSTFMMYLGIDGQFDDVSHHTIYLAENYRENLKDIEERHALSENPSFYVQNACVTDKTLAPEGQSTLYVLLPVTHDTGSVDWAKEQPRYREIALRQMERIGIKGLESRIRTEKIVTPAGWSEEFDLYKGATFSMAHSLDQMLHLRPHNRFEDVEQMYLVGGGTHPGSGLPVIFESARITSRLLLEDLKMEPQWQAGSAEETVTGELVGAAS, from the coding sequence ATGAAGAAGGATTCTCGGCAAGTTGTGATCGTCGGGGCAGGACCGGGCGGGCTGGCTGCCGCGCTGCTCCTGGCCAAGTCCGGGGTGAAGGTTACGGTGGTGGAGAAGCGCGCGGATGTGGGCGGGCGGACGTCCACGATTCACCAGGACGGCTTCAAGTTCGATGTGGGGCCTACGTTCTTTCTCTATCCGCGCGTGCTGAAGGAGATCTTTGCGGCGGCGGGGTACGACCTGGATCGCGAGGTTGCGATGACTCGGCTGGACCCGCAGTACCGGCTGGTGTTTGGCGCGGGCGGTGAGTTGCTGGCGACGCCAAATGTTGAGCGGATGGAGAAGGCCATCGAGGCGATCTCACCTGAGGACGCCAAGCGCTTCCACCAGTTCATTACGCATAACCGGAACAAGCTGGAGAAGTTTCTGCCGTTCCTGCAGAGCCCGTTCGAGAGCTGGCGGGATCTGGCGAAGCCGGAGATGCTGAAGCTGCTGCCTCTGCTGGCTCCGTGGCGTTCGCTGGACAGCGACCTACAGGTCCACTTCAAGGATGAGCGGATCCGGCTGGGGTTCAGCTTTCAATCGAAGTACCTGGGGATGAGTCCTTTCCGCTGCCCGAGTCTGTTTTCAATTTTGAGCTTTCTTGAGTACGAGCATGGGGTATTTCATCCGACAGGTGGATGCGGCGCGATCACGCAGGCGATGGCGCGGATTGCGCGTGAGCTTGGCGTGGAGATCCTGCTGGATGAGCCGGTGGAAGAGGTGTTGATTGAAGGCGGCAAGGCCACGGGAGTGAAGACGGCCAACCATATGTTGAAAGCTGATGCCGTGGTGGTGAACGCGGACTTTGCCGGGGCGATGCGGCGGCTGGTGCCGAATGCGAAACGGAATAAGTGGACGAATGAACGGCTGGCGAAGAAGAAGTTTTCGTGTTCGACCTTCATGATGTACCTGGGGATCGATGGGCAGTTTGACGATGTGTCCCACCATACGATCTATCTGGCTGAGAACTATCGGGAGAACCTGAAGGACATTGAGGAGCGCCATGCGCTGAGCGAGAATCCTTCGTTCTACGTGCAGAATGCCTGCGTGACGGACAAGACGCTTGCTCCTGAAGGGCAGAGCACGCTATATGTGCTTCTTCCTGTTACACATGATACGGGCTCCGTTGACTGGGCGAAGGAACAGCCGAGATACCGCGAGATTGCGCTGCGGCAGATGGAACGGATTGGGATCAAGGGGCTTGAGTCCAGGATCAGGACAGAGAAGATTGTGACGCCTGCGGGCTGGTCTGAGGAGTTCGATCTTTACAAGGGAGCGACGTTTTCCATGGCGCACTCTCTTGACCAGATGCTGCATCTGAGGCCGCACAACCGGTTTGAGGATGTGGAACAGATGTACCTGGTGGGGGGTGGGACGCATCCGGGGAGTGGGTTGCCGGTGATCTTTGAGTCTGCGCGGATCACTTCACGGCTGCTGCTGGAGGACTTGAAGATGGAGCCGCAGTGGCAGGCGGGTTCAGCCGAAGAGACGGTGACGGGCGAATTGGTTGGGGCTGCTTCTTGA
- the glf gene encoding UDP-galactopyranose mutase, which produces MDLICFSHLRWHFVTQRPQHLLTRCARERRVFFWEEPYWDADDNGDGTPTLEVMQEGPQLWVLRPHLPRAGDANAMLRGLLKEFMRAQHVARFVRWYYTPMMLSFTDDLRAEATVYDCMDELSGFLGAPPELAAREQELFGVADVVFTGGMSLYEAKRKQHGNVHAFPSSIDVGHFASGSGAEEPGDQGGIGRPRAGFFGVLDERFDIGLMGEVARLRPEVQFVLLGPVVKIDPGTLPRGENIHYLGGKSYGELPGYLAGWDVAMLPFALNESTRFISPTKTPEYLAAGKPVVSMPIHDVVTGYGREGLVAIAGTAEEFAAAIDKALEPQTAEWLEAVTAKLAGGSWDKTWASMWKQIELVRVRSAEVKGVGVASFRLAPVSVRMKAGRGEQYDYLVVGAGFAGGVLAERLANGLGKRVLIVDKRDHVGGNTFDYLDEAGILVHKYGPHIFHTNSTEVVKYLSKFTQWREYEHRVLAEVDGKLLPIPINLDTINRMYGLELDAAGMQRFLAERTETATSIRTSEDICVSRIGRELYEKFFRNYTRKQWGLDPSELDASVAGRIPVRFDRDDRYFTDTFQAMPSLGYTKMFEKMLDSPRITVRTSTNYADVVKEHPGIKTIFTGPVDEFFDYRFGPLPYRSLEFRHETFDEEVRQPVGVVNYPNEHAYTRVTEFKYLTGQTAAKTSVVFEYPQAEGDPYYPIPRPENAALYARYKELADAEKNVHFVGRLATYKYYNMDQVVAQALVTFRKIREAEFPAVEIGMREGFEASATV; this is translated from the coding sequence TTGGATCTGATCTGCTTCAGCCACCTGCGGTGGCACTTTGTGACACAGCGGCCGCAGCATCTGCTGACGCGGTGTGCTCGGGAGCGGCGGGTGTTTTTTTGGGAAGAGCCTTATTGGGATGCGGATGATAACGGGGATGGGACGCCGACGCTCGAAGTGATGCAGGAAGGGCCGCAGTTGTGGGTTTTGCGGCCGCATCTGCCGAGGGCGGGCGATGCTAACGCGATGCTGCGGGGGCTGCTGAAGGAGTTTATGCGGGCGCAGCATGTGGCGCGGTTTGTGCGGTGGTACTACACGCCCATGATGCTTTCGTTTACGGACGATCTGCGGGCTGAGGCTACGGTGTATGACTGCATGGATGAGCTGAGTGGATTTCTGGGGGCGCCGCCGGAGTTAGCTGCTCGGGAGCAGGAGTTGTTTGGGGTGGCGGATGTGGTGTTTACGGGCGGGATGAGTCTGTATGAGGCGAAACGAAAGCAGCATGGAAATGTTCATGCGTTTCCGAGTTCGATTGATGTGGGGCACTTTGCTTCGGGCTCGGGGGCCGAGGAGCCGGGGGATCAGGGTGGGATTGGGCGGCCACGGGCGGGATTTTTTGGAGTGCTGGATGAGCGGTTCGATATTGGGCTGATGGGTGAGGTGGCGAGGCTGAGGCCGGAGGTGCAGTTTGTGCTGCTGGGGCCGGTGGTGAAGATTGATCCGGGGACGCTGCCGCGGGGGGAGAATATTCATTATCTCGGGGGGAAGAGCTATGGGGAGCTTCCGGGGTATCTGGCTGGGTGGGATGTGGCGATGCTTCCGTTTGCTTTGAATGAGTCGACGCGATTTATTTCACCGACGAAGACGCCGGAGTACTTGGCTGCGGGGAAGCCAGTGGTTTCTATGCCGATCCATGACGTGGTGACGGGGTATGGGCGCGAAGGGCTGGTGGCGATCGCGGGGACTGCGGAGGAGTTTGCGGCGGCGATCGATAAGGCGCTGGAGCCGCAGACGGCGGAGTGGCTCGAGGCTGTCACGGCGAAGTTGGCGGGGGGATCTTGGGACAAGACGTGGGCTTCGATGTGGAAGCAGATTGAGCTTGTGAGGGTGCGGTCGGCGGAGGTGAAGGGGGTGGGGGTGGCTTCGTTTCGGCTGGCACCGGTGTCGGTGAGGATGAAGGCCGGGCGGGGGGAGCAGTACGACTATCTAGTGGTGGGGGCGGGGTTTGCGGGGGGGGTGCTGGCGGAGCGGCTGGCGAATGGGCTGGGGAAACGGGTGCTGATCGTCGACAAGCGGGATCATGTGGGGGGGAATACTTTTGATTATCTCGATGAGGCGGGGATACTGGTGCATAAGTATGGGCCGCATATCTTCCATACGAATAGCACGGAGGTGGTGAAGTATCTCTCGAAGTTTACGCAGTGGCGGGAGTATGAGCATCGGGTGCTGGCGGAGGTGGATGGGAAGCTGCTGCCGATTCCGATCAACCTGGATACGATCAACCGGATGTATGGGTTGGAGCTGGATGCGGCGGGGATGCAGAGGTTTCTGGCGGAGCGGACGGAGACGGCAACGAGTATTCGGACTTCCGAGGATATTTGTGTGAGCCGGATTGGGCGGGAGCTGTATGAGAAGTTCTTCAGGAATTACACGCGGAAGCAGTGGGGGCTCGACCCGTCTGAGCTGGATGCTTCTGTGGCGGGGCGAATTCCGGTGCGGTTCGACCGGGATGACCGGTACTTTACGGATACATTCCAGGCGATGCCGTCGCTGGGGTACACGAAGATGTTTGAGAAGATGCTGGACTCGCCGAGGATCACGGTGCGGACTTCAACGAACTATGCGGATGTGGTGAAGGAGCATCCGGGGATCAAGACGATCTTTACAGGGCCGGTGGATGAGTTCTTCGACTATCGGTTTGGGCCGCTGCCTTACCGGTCGCTGGAGTTCAGGCATGAGACCTTCGACGAAGAGGTGCGTCAGCCTGTGGGGGTGGTGAACTATCCGAACGAGCATGCTTATACGCGGGTGACGGAGTTCAAGTATCTGACCGGGCAGACGGCTGCCAAGACGAGCGTGGTGTTCGAGTATCCGCAGGCTGAGGGTGATCCTTACTATCCGATTCCGCGGCCTGAGAATGCGGCGCTCTATGCGAGGTACAAAGAGCTGGCGGACGCGGAAAAGAATGTCCACTTTGTGGGGCGGCTGGCGACTTACAAGTACTACAACATGGACCAAGTGGTGGCGCAGGCGCTGGTAACGTTTCGGAAGATTCGTGAAGCCGAGTTTCCAGCGGTTGAGATTGGTATGCGCGAGGGCTTTGAGGCGTCCGCGACTGTCTAA
- a CDS encoding PIG-L deacetylase family protein, with the protein MNILVLSPHRDDAAFSLSLSIAHWLSAGHRVTLLNVFTRSLYAPYSDADFVHDNDRLSYISAMRRKEDESFLKRLPGLTMVDLNLKDAPIRLRCDASIVCDMDADPADTAIPKIQKALTTQAAAPRPMQALVLPLGLGHHVDHRVARDAALTFSTTLPTAFYEELPYATREGVRVDLSRFREDVNTRLHEPLHPVLVHGTNTHPTDFKLRIAHLYASQIDDDLAHTIANFSHRYQGAERLWANEQWLAKAVDNKLSTSQRDQEAKPLPS; encoded by the coding sequence TTGAACATTCTCGTGCTCTCGCCTCACCGCGATGACGCTGCCTTTTCCCTCTCCCTCTCCATCGCCCACTGGCTCTCCGCCGGCCACCGCGTCACCCTCCTCAACGTCTTCACCCGCTCCCTCTACGCCCCATACTCGGACGCAGACTTCGTCCATGACAACGACCGCCTCTCCTACATCTCCGCCATGCGCCGGAAAGAAGATGAGTCCTTCCTCAAGCGTCTCCCCGGCCTCACCATGGTCGATCTCAACCTCAAGGACGCGCCCATCCGCCTCCGTTGCGACGCCTCCATCGTCTGCGACATGGACGCCGATCCCGCCGACACCGCCATCCCCAAGATCCAGAAAGCCCTCACCACCCAGGCTGCCGCCCCACGCCCCATGCAGGCTCTCGTCCTGCCCTTGGGCTTAGGTCATCACGTCGACCACCGCGTAGCCCGCGACGCTGCTCTCACCTTCTCCACCACCCTCCCCACCGCCTTCTACGAAGAGCTCCCCTACGCCACCCGTGAAGGCGTTCGTGTCGATCTCTCCCGCTTCCGTGAAGACGTCAACACCCGCCTCCACGAGCCTCTCCACCCCGTCCTCGTCCACGGCACCAACACCCATCCCACTGACTTCAAGCTCCGCATCGCCCACCTCTACGCCTCGCAGATCGACGACGATCTTGCCCACACCATCGCCAACTTCAGCCATCGCTACCAGGGCGCAGAGCGTCTCTGGGCCAACGAGCAGTGGCTCGCCAAAGCCGTAGACAACAAGCTCTCCACCAGCCAGCGCGACCAGGAAGCCAAGCCCCTCCCCTCATGA
- a CDS encoding glycosyltransferase: protein MSRYAPLAEPLIATPPHPKLRACIIIPTRNEESILPRTLDALRLQQSFNHQPLDPNTYEVILLLNNCTDASEAVAQHYQQQHPTFHLHTATRTLAPEEAHVGTARRLLMDTAHHRLQTSPHSYSAILSTDADTVVAPDWTARNLAAIEAGADVVGGVINLFPEDLEALKQQDPGTYQAYKNDRQLQHLVAQLESILDPDPADPWPRHLEHFGASLACTPSIYALAGGLPPVKPLEDVAFIDALRKVGARIRHCPQTHIFTSARLDGRAEVGLSGQLRIWQNQSRNKEPHTVDSAQWLEHRFRSLAALRRLNQSQHLPPLTLYPQPWQDRITNLHADRLPTPRFLELLDCNALIEDLFTQTNHPHHSEIEETITALTQTITTLTHKSPGTPSEPLHLSVLP from the coding sequence ATGAGCCGTTACGCCCCACTCGCAGAGCCTCTCATCGCCACACCGCCTCACCCAAAGTTGAGAGCCTGCATCATCATCCCCACGCGCAATGAAGAGTCCATCCTCCCGCGCACACTGGATGCCCTGCGCCTCCAGCAGTCTTTCAACCACCAGCCCCTGGACCCCAATACCTACGAGGTCATCCTCCTCCTCAACAACTGCACAGACGCCTCGGAGGCAGTCGCACAGCACTACCAGCAACAACACCCAACCTTCCATCTCCACACAGCCACCCGCACCCTCGCGCCGGAGGAAGCCCACGTAGGCACCGCCCGCCGTCTCCTCATGGACACCGCTCACCATCGCCTGCAAACCTCCCCGCACTCTTACTCCGCCATCCTCTCCACAGACGCGGACACGGTCGTAGCGCCAGATTGGACCGCCCGCAATCTCGCCGCCATAGAAGCCGGAGCCGACGTAGTGGGCGGCGTCATCAACCTCTTCCCGGAAGATCTTGAAGCCTTGAAGCAACAAGACCCCGGCACATACCAGGCCTACAAGAACGATCGCCAACTCCAGCACCTCGTCGCCCAACTTGAATCCATCCTCGATCCCGACCCAGCCGACCCCTGGCCTCGCCACCTCGAGCACTTCGGCGCATCCTTAGCCTGCACCCCCAGCATCTACGCCCTCGCCGGCGGCCTCCCCCCCGTCAAGCCTCTTGAAGACGTAGCCTTCATCGACGCCCTCCGCAAGGTCGGCGCACGCATCCGCCACTGCCCCCAAACCCACATCTTCACCTCCGCCCGTCTCGATGGCCGGGCCGAGGTAGGTCTCTCCGGTCAACTCCGCATCTGGCAAAATCAGTCCCGCAACAAAGAGCCCCACACAGTCGATTCAGCCCAGTGGCTGGAACACCGTTTCCGCTCCCTAGCCGCCCTCCGCCGCCTCAACCAGTCCCAACACCTGCCGCCCCTCACCCTCTACCCGCAACCCTGGCAAGACCGCATCACGAATCTCCACGCAGATCGCCTCCCCACCCCCCGCTTCCTCGAACTCCTGGACTGCAACGCCCTAATCGAAGACCTCTTCACTCAAACCAACCACCCGCACCACTCCGAAATCGAAGAAACCATCACCGCCCTCACCCAGACCATCACCACCCTGACCCACAAAAGCCCAGGAACCCCGTCCGAACCGTTGCACCTATCTGTTCTTCCCTAG
- a CDS encoding SAM-dependent methyltransferase, which translates to MADVVEVGDERESLGDDLGEVRGGDDLGSLLRRATGLADELARRPNLGLQTAPKREIERFAEIGLLTAPLPVSEGGLGLGVEAGTQETLMRVLAAVGGADLALGRIYEGHVNGLLLVQRYGSAGQVARLAEEVRGGMISGVWNTGKPEVLRLVPEQGGYRFEGEKTFCTGAAFVQRPMVTAEIPGRGWQMTVPTMESLGASIDRSFWHPLGMESSESFGVDFTGGRVEADELIGAPGDFYRDPMFRGGAVRFAAVQAGAVMRLHVMFAEWLDEMRRGDDPYQVARLGEIAISAQEAAMWVEKGAAVCEESFYRTDKAHVERMIECANMMRVAIERLGTGVMQRVTTGVGAHGLLQPARFERVIRDLTMYLRQPAPDATLAAIGRYSLEKSHRRSEGSGDGFWRDGFREESLPPKYFERIYTQKRDPWEFETSEYEREKYGATVGALPEERYERGLEVGCSIGVLTKLLAERCDELVAVDVSETALRVAKGRCPGVSFACLRVPEEMPSGMFELIVVSEVAYYWSLADLARAADELAARHMDGGHLVLVHLTEWVPDYPLTGDQVHEYWLGRAEWKWVGGERRERFRIDVLERQSKA; encoded by the coding sequence ATGGCGGATGTGGTTGAGGTTGGGGATGAGCGGGAGAGCCTGGGTGATGATTTGGGTGAAGTGCGGGGTGGGGATGATCTGGGTTCGCTGCTGAGACGGGCGACCGGGTTGGCGGATGAGTTGGCGCGTCGACCGAACCTTGGGTTGCAGACGGCTCCGAAGCGGGAGATTGAACGGTTTGCGGAGATTGGGTTGCTGACGGCTCCGCTGCCGGTGAGTGAGGGTGGGCTGGGCCTGGGGGTCGAGGCGGGGACGCAGGAGACGCTGATGCGGGTGCTGGCGGCGGTGGGTGGGGCGGATCTGGCGCTGGGGCGGATCTACGAAGGCCATGTGAATGGGCTGCTGCTGGTGCAGCGGTATGGGTCGGCAGGGCAGGTGGCGAGGCTGGCCGAGGAGGTGCGCGGGGGGATGATTTCGGGGGTCTGGAATACGGGTAAGCCGGAGGTGCTGCGGTTGGTGCCGGAGCAGGGTGGCTATCGTTTTGAAGGAGAGAAGACGTTCTGTACGGGGGCGGCATTTGTGCAGCGGCCTATGGTGACGGCTGAGATTCCGGGGCGCGGGTGGCAGATGACAGTGCCGACGATGGAATCGCTGGGAGCCTCGATCGACCGGAGCTTCTGGCATCCGCTGGGGATGGAGAGCTCGGAGAGCTTTGGGGTGGACTTTACGGGTGGGCGGGTGGAGGCAGACGAGTTGATTGGTGCGCCGGGGGATTTTTATCGCGATCCGATGTTCCGTGGCGGGGCGGTACGGTTTGCGGCGGTGCAGGCGGGTGCCGTGATGCGGCTGCATGTGATGTTTGCCGAATGGCTGGATGAGATGCGGCGGGGGGACGATCCGTACCAGGTGGCGAGGCTGGGGGAGATTGCTATCTCAGCGCAGGAGGCGGCGATGTGGGTGGAGAAGGGCGCGGCGGTGTGCGAGGAGAGCTTCTACCGGACGGACAAGGCGCATGTGGAGCGGATGATCGAGTGCGCGAACATGATGCGGGTGGCAATCGAACGGCTGGGGACGGGTGTGATGCAGAGGGTGACGACCGGCGTGGGGGCGCATGGACTGTTGCAGCCGGCTCGGTTTGAGCGGGTGATCCGGGACCTGACGATGTATCTGCGGCAGCCTGCGCCGGATGCTACGCTGGCTGCGATTGGGCGCTACTCGCTGGAGAAGTCTCACCGGCGGTCTGAGGGGAGTGGAGATGGGTTCTGGAGGGATGGGTTCCGGGAGGAGTCTCTTCCGCCGAAGTACTTTGAACGGATCTATACGCAAAAGCGTGATCCGTGGGAGTTCGAGACGAGCGAGTATGAGCGGGAGAAGTATGGGGCTACGGTGGGGGCGCTGCCTGAGGAGCGATACGAGCGAGGGCTTGAGGTTGGTTGCTCGATTGGAGTGCTGACGAAGCTGCTGGCGGAGCGCTGCGATGAACTGGTAGCGGTGGATGTCTCTGAGACGGCGCTCCGTGTGGCTAAGGGGCGGTGTCCAGGGGTTTCGTTTGCATGTCTGCGGGTGCCGGAGGAGATGCCGTCCGGGATGTTTGAGCTGATTGTGGTGTCTGAGGTGGCTTATTACTGGTCTTTGGCCGACCTGGCGAGGGCTGCGGATGAATTAGCTGCGCGGCATATGGATGGAGGGCATTTGGTGCTGGTGCATTTGACGGAGTGGGTACCGGATTATCCGTTGACGGGGGATCAAGTGCATGAGTACTGGCTTGGACGGGCGGAGTGGAAATGGGTTGGTGGGGAGCGGCGGGAGAGGTTTCGGATTGATGTGCTGGAGAGACAGAGCAAGGCGTAA
- a CDS encoding beta-glucosidase: MPHSFASFFMGGFECATHKRRDGLQIDVLASTGHATHAARDYTLLAEAGVKTVRDGLRWHLIEAGAPGQYDWSSFLPMLDASIATGTQVLWDLCHWGLPHGLDIFSDDFVTRFEAFAAAAARLIQDRNPTPIPHYCPINEISFWAWVGGDVKAFAPHQEGRGPELKRQLVRASLAAIRAVRGVDPRARFLQPEPIIDIVPEWNDVEKYPHIVEQSRNHTASQYEAWDMLAGRREPELGGSAEMLDYIGVNYYWNNQWVHGGDRKPPGHPDHKPLHRMLVELWERYRRPILITETGAEMGADVGWLGYVAAEVRQARREGAEMVGVCLYPVMDYPGWDDDRHCRCGLIGVDEDWDVRSLRADLVEELRLQARITENVT, encoded by the coding sequence ATGCCACACAGCTTCGCGAGCTTCTTCATGGGCGGCTTTGAATGCGCCACCCATAAACGCCGGGACGGCCTCCAGATCGACGTCCTCGCCTCCACCGGCCACGCCACCCACGCCGCTCGGGACTATACCCTCCTGGCTGAAGCCGGCGTAAAAACGGTCCGCGACGGCCTCCGCTGGCACCTCATCGAAGCCGGCGCCCCCGGCCAGTACGACTGGTCCAGCTTCCTCCCCATGCTGGACGCCTCCATCGCCACCGGCACCCAGGTCCTCTGGGACCTCTGCCACTGGGGCCTCCCCCACGGCCTGGACATCTTCTCAGACGACTTCGTCACCCGCTTCGAGGCCTTCGCTGCCGCCGCCGCCCGCCTCATCCAAGACCGCAACCCCACCCCCATCCCCCACTACTGCCCCATCAACGAAATCAGCTTCTGGGCCTGGGTCGGAGGCGACGTTAAGGCCTTCGCCCCCCACCAGGAGGGCCGCGGCCCCGAGCTCAAGCGCCAGCTCGTCCGCGCCTCCCTGGCAGCCATCCGCGCCGTCCGGGGGGTGGACCCCAGAGCCCGCTTCCTCCAACCCGAACCAATCATCGACATCGTTCCAGAATGGAACGATGTCGAAAAGTACCCGCACATCGTGGAACAATCTCGCAACCACACCGCCTCCCAGTACGAGGCGTGGGACATGCTCGCGGGCCGCCGTGAGCCTGAACTGGGCGGGTCGGCGGAGATGCTGGACTACATTGGCGTGAATTATTACTGGAACAACCAGTGGGTGCATGGGGGGGACCGTAAGCCGCCGGGGCACCCAGACCACAAGCCCCTCCACCGGATGCTGGTGGAGCTTTGGGAGCGGTACCGGCGGCCCATTTTGATTACTGAGACGGGGGCGGAGATGGGGGCGGATGTGGGGTGGCTGGGGTATGTGGCGGCGGAGGTGCGGCAGGCTCGGCGGGAGGGGGCGGAGATGGTGGGGGTGTGTCTGTATCCGGTGATGGACTACCCGGGGTGGGATGACGATCGGCACTGCCGTTGCGGGCTGATCGGCGTGGATGAGGATTGGGACGTGCGTAGCTTGCGGGCGGATCTGGTGGAGGAGTTGCGGCTGCAGGCTCGGATCACGGAGAACGTGACTTAA
- a CDS encoding DUF1440 domain-containing protein, whose product MIVDFIEQRLAQPATARVETHPGERSLWKGIAAGLVGGLLATAAKTLAEKVYPPRTHGEPEPPEVLAEKVAGHPLDGASKTIAAETIHWAFGAAAGAAYGALAEYYPAATARQGANFGMTLMALTHEGVLPAMGLSAEPAEQTTRERSSEMATHVVFGLVAEVVRSNVRSFL is encoded by the coding sequence ATGATTGTGGACTTTATTGAGCAGAGGCTTGCCCAGCCTGCGACGGCACGAGTTGAGACGCATCCGGGTGAGCGGTCGCTCTGGAAGGGCATTGCTGCCGGACTGGTGGGCGGACTGCTGGCTACGGCTGCGAAGACTTTGGCTGAGAAAGTCTATCCGCCGCGGACGCATGGGGAGCCTGAGCCTCCTGAAGTGCTGGCCGAGAAGGTGGCCGGGCATCCGCTGGATGGAGCGAGCAAGACGATCGCGGCAGAGACGATTCACTGGGCTTTCGGGGCGGCTGCGGGTGCGGCTTATGGTGCGCTGGCGGAGTATTATCCGGCTGCGACGGCTCGGCAGGGCGCGAACTTTGGGATGACGCTGATGGCTCTGACGCATGAAGGAGTGCTGCCGGCGATGGGGCTTTCGGCTGAACCTGCGGAGCAGACGACCCGGGAGAGGTCGAGCGAGATGGCTACGCATGTGGTCTTTGGTCTGGTGGCTGAGGTTGTGCGGAGTAATGTCCGGAGCTTCTTGTAA